One region of Armigeres subalbatus isolate Guangzhou_Male chromosome 3, GZ_Asu_2, whole genome shotgun sequence genomic DNA includes:
- the LOC134221903 gene encoding uncharacterized protein LOC134221903 → MIKVEGFLLALTERLSQRIKTQREKVDISVRGIGQAETKIKHKIQAVVRSRVSPFSQAMNFLVLPNVTVHLPTATMRTNGWSIPPGIKLADPAFFESSRVDLVLGIECFFDVFETGQRINLGNQLPTLNQSVFGWVVCGGSFNSHQDLHITCNASATE, encoded by the coding sequence ATGATCAAGGTGGAAGGTTTCCTGCTCGCGCTCACGGAGCGACTAAGCCAACGGATAAAGACCCAACGAGAAAAAGTGGATATATCGGTGCGAGGAATCGGTCAAGCAGAAACCAAGATCAAACACAAAATACAAGCGGTAGTGCGATCGCGAGTTTCTCCTTTCTCGCAAGCAATGAACTTCCTCGTTCTTCCCAACGTAACGGTACATCTGCCAACTGCTACGATGCGCACGAATGGTTGGTCGATACCACCAGGAATCAAACTGGCAGATCCCGCTTTCTTTGAGTCCAGCAGGGTGGACTTGGTACTCGGCATCGAATGTTTTTTCGATGTCTTCGAAACCGGTCAAAGGATCAACCTAGGCAACCAATTGCCGACGCTGAATCAGTCGGTTTTTGGATGGGTAGTGTGTGGAGGTTCATTCAATTCTCATCAGGATCTGCACATTACATGCAACGCTTCCGCAACAGAATAA